The following DNA comes from Alosa alosa isolate M-15738 ecotype Scorff River chromosome 13, AALO_Geno_1.1, whole genome shotgun sequence.
ATCTCTGAAAATGTCTGCACCAACTGCATTCAAGTAACTTCCtttatatctgtctgtctgtgtctgccatACCTATTTGTGTCCATTTGTGTCCAATTGTGTCCCTGTGTGCATATCTATATGTTTGTCCATCAGTCGAGATGAGGAGACCTGTTGATGTCTCTAAGACAAAAATGGTGGAGAGGCCGAGaccagagaaggagaaagaaagacttGGAGAGCAGGAGATACAGAGGGTCCCACAGAAAATATTTGTGGGTGTTCGGGAAATTGAAGATGACTGGTTCAAACTTTGGGACAAAACTATTCTGCATGCAGGTGTGCCCATAGAAACATCATGAACGAAAACATTAAGCACATATCCTAATAAGGTCAAatgcacaggcacgcacacacacacacacacacacacacacacacacacacacacacatgtcattcAGTAAATAATAAGTTATGTGCTCCCCAGCTATGTTTTTGATCATTTTAAAACCCAAAAGTACTGCGTTGATATTTGACTTTTTCAATCTACAGACACAAGAGCTGCAGTGGTCTCCAAGCCTGCCGAGCACAGAgctgtggagagggagaggattgagagaggaggagtgagggagagagagagggtgaaagaggaAGACATGCGAAAGAGAGTTACAATCACAGAGGTGACGCGAGTGAGAACAGTACAGGAGAGAGCACCACCAGCTGTTCGCCACATTGACGATGACTGGTACATACTTCTGGATAAGGTTTCTGTGGAATATCCAGCTCCCCCTAGAGGTATACACACTCCTTTTCACTTTCTCTGCATGTCACATAtgcaggcccacacacacacacctacctgttTTGTACCTATATTCTGTAGTTACCCCAATATTCAACCCTCtgcttatttctctctctctctctctctctctctctctctctctctctctctgcagttgctcctgtcatcccccccacccctgcaAAGAGGCCTGTTCCCATAGACCAACCCCTGACCTCCACTCCCACCACACACCCCGCCCCCATCATCAAATACACCCCCGAGGTGAAGAGGCAAGAGACTCAAGTCATCGTGGAGGAGAAAACAAAGGTACCGTATCTCTCATccttcacaaacacaccaagAGTGATGTGATGTAAAGGGTTGATATGCCCATGAACTGTAGCTCTGACctttctgtcctgtcctgtgctCTGTTTCTCACTGTGCTCTTAACAGGAGGATGAGGAGCTGACCCTTATCAGGGTAAAGACCATGCCGTctactccctcacacacacgtgcagccACATGCTCATGCCACACATTCACAGTTTACCCAAAATGCACCCTGTGCGCGTGTCTCATTACTGTGGTTGGGTTTCCGCTCCAGTATCACAGCATCATATACAGTATGGCCTCTTAACACCCATGACTAGTAACGACCCCATGTGCAGTCACTAAAGCCACACGCTGCCTGCTCaaagcaaacacatacacacacacctacctgttTTGTACCTATATTCTGTAGTTACCCCAATATTCAACCCTCtgcttatttctctctctctctctctctctctctctctctctctacagttgctcctgtcatccccccacCCCTGCAAAGGGCCTGTTCCCATAGACCAACCCCTGACCTCCACTCCCACCACACACCCCCGCCCCAtcatcaaatacaccccgagGTGAAGAGGCAAAGAGACTCAAGTCATGCGTGGAGGAGAAAACAAAGGTACCGTATCTCTCATccttcacaaacacaccaagAGTGATGTGATGTAAAGGGTTGATATGCCCATGAACTGTAGCTCTGACctttctgtcctgtcctgtgctCTGTTTCTCACTGTGCTCTTAACAGGAGGATGAGGAGCTGACCCTTATCAGGGTAAAGACCATGCCGTctactccctcacacacacgtgcagccACATGCTCATGCCACACATTCACAGTTTACCCAAAATGCACCCTGTGCGCGTGTCTCATTACTGTGGTTGGGTTTCCGCTCCAGTATCACAGCATCATATACAGTATGGCCTCTTAACACCCATGACTAGTAACGACCCCATGTGCAGTCACTAAAGCCACACGCTGCCTGCTCaaagcaaacacatacacacacacacagactaactgCAGATGGGCCAGAACCTGTTGTCATGTAGCAAAGAAATGCAGCACTGCTAACGGCTGATTTTCTGTTATTCCACAGAGGAAGACACAGAGGATCGTGGGAGAGAACATCTACATCAGACACAGTATTCTCATGTTAGAGGTATGGCTTCACAATCAATATCCTGTTGGAGAAGTATGGACACGATCTGTAAACTGTAGGCCCAACCTCAGACCAATTTAATTAATAAGGGAAAATAACCACAACAAATCTCTCTCTGGTGTGGCTAGATTTAGTAACATTCAGTATGAGGCGTAGTGTTCTGCAAtacattgttttgtgtgtgtgtgtgtgtgtctgtctgtgtaggaCTTTGATGTGACTCAGGAGGTGGTGTTGCGTCGCCGTGCCAGCATCAATGAACTGAAGCGAATTTTCCTAGAGGCGGAGCCGGAGTATCACCTCAGCGAATGGGACAAGCACTTGTCAATCTGTCACctggacacccacacacaactcATTAGCATGGAGGAGGTGAGTTACGCACTCACACcatactctaacacacacaacacacacacacacacacacacacacacacatcacactctcacacacacacgcacactcacatcatactctcacacacaaaacacacaaacacacacactaaattatGTTTACCGTCCTGTCTGTTTTCAGTGGTCGAGAGAAAGTGTGTCTATCATGTAAGGAAACTCCAATGCTCCGGAAACTTCTAATCAACTGATCCGATGTCATGCAAGGGATCCTTCATCAGTCAGAGACTTGATTCTAGCCGAGGAATCGACCATTAATACTTCATAGTTTTAGTATTATCCTGTTAttgaaattattttcatagttttttttattgtttgtctGATGACTTCCATTTACAATTTGACCTTTGTTCACCCTGGTAATTCTAGATATTCTAGATAAAAATGCAATATGATTATGTCAAGTCAGTAGAATTCATAGCACTCAATGGATCACAAATAATTGATTGGAATGTGTGGGTTTATTTTTGCTCATTGTCAATTGAAATTTACAAATAAATGAGGTGTGTTGGAGTAAATTGAAATGACAGCTTTCTTGTGTATTGTGTATAGCATTGGTGTTGTatttgatcagtgtgtgtgtgtgtgtggtgtgtctgtatgtgtgtgtatgtgtgtcgtgGGTGGTTGCACTGGTTGCTAAGCTGTTCTAACTGTAAAGGCCTGTGCAAAGGCCTGTGGGGTTCCTTGGCAACTGTTCTGATTGCTTGGCTGCTGTGTTGCTTACCAGGATTCTACACTGGAGGCTAAGCCGGATCAGGATTAGTGTTCAATACTAATACATAccaaactcacacaaacacacatgctcatgtTCAAAATCACTGATGCTCATGACATAGACATAATAAATATGGTTtcaacaaaaaatatattttttaaacatttttagagaTGTTTGAACACATTTAAGATTCTTTTGAAATGATTTAATCAAAGCCCTCTGAAGATAGGCCAAGACCTCTGGATCATCAAAGAGAAGTTATTTTCAGGGAATGTGAGAATTAGTGGCAGGGATTGGTAACATTGTGGTATTGGTCTTGTTGTTTGAGTGACAGAGAAGCGATCTTTACCCCTTTTATATTCTAAAGTTTAAACAATCAGAGATAGAGATGTTCCTATCAAAAGATTAACAAAAAACAGTTGATTACAAATTAGATACCAATGACAGTTCTTATTTAAAATTcaatttattttactttacaaactacataaacatacacacacacttaaaacacacagacacatacacacagctgctCTTATTGGTCCTCAGCACCAGACTCAGCCCCTCCTTTCTTGAGTTTATAGGTGCGctgaggaaggggtgggggctCTAGGGCATAAGGGTCAATGATGCGGTTATTCAGCTTTATGATTGGTGGGGTCAGAGGTGGGAGGGGCCTCTCACACGTTAAGTTCAAGTGGGAGGGCCCAGGTGAGGGGTCCGGAGAGTCCTGTCTCCCATTCATCTGTGCCACAGACGTCTCCGTCACGCAGTGGATATTTAGTTCGGAGTCAGTAAGGGTGTGCGTGGCCACGTCTGGGGGGAGGCCGACTGACACCTGCTCCCTCTGGGCCTCGGCGCCGTCGCTGGGAGGCTTCCTCTTGCCGCCGCGTCTTTTCTTCCGCTTCTTTTTCCCGCCGTGGTCCTGCCGCTGGCGGTCACGGTTCTCATACAAGAGAGTGCTGGCGCAGATCAAAATGAAGAGCCCCACGGCCAAGATGATCGGTCCAATCAGCTTGAGCCGTTCCCGGGGCCTGAGTGGTGATTGGCGCGGGGTGCGGGGAGGCCAGTACCCAGCAGTGGCCACACCCACTCCCACCAGCACCAGTATTCCAGCCAATACGAGGCCTGCTCCAGGGGCTGAGCGGAAGTGTAGCCCCGCCTCTGGTTTCTCCTCTTCTGGTTTCTCTTCCTCtggtttctcttcctctttctctgtctcctcatTGGAGGGATCGGGAAGGCGCGGGACCTCAGGCATctgggatggagagatggtggGGTCACACATTCtacagggagaaggagagagaaagaggaaagtgTGATATGCAGTGCAAATGCTTGTCATACACACATAATGTACAGGATACTATATATTGTAATTTTATCAGTCATTTACCACACCAACTTAACCCAAACATAAAACATTTGTTTGAACAACAAAACAGCTGCCATTAGCAAGCAACAACATTTTTCAGAATTAGGCCTACTCAATAGTCAGTTCCAATAAACTACTTCCAATGaaccaaatacatttacaaaagagtGCACTTTATTGTCATATGAGAAActcaaagcaaaacaaatgaGGGAAAATACTTGAGGCCTACAACTTCTGCTGCCATCATATTCTGCCAAAGCCTGGTGTTTACACATTCTTATTTTGTGTCAGTGTATTGCTGTCCATGCACATCTGTTACTTTCACTATGCTGCAGTACATGATTCTCCACAACACTCCACAATAACATCCATCTCCTTCCACTCTGGTGTATTGTACATTACATTGCACAGATTGCCGTTTATAAAGAAACAGTATTTTCTCCCTTGACAACAACCACTGACAAAACCAGTTCAGTGTAGATTACTGCAAGCATGTAACATTTTTCAACTAAATAACCCAAACTACAATGTTAAATCACATCAGAAGGATAGTGCACAAATGCATATGGATAAAGTCACagttgatagagagagagagagagagagagagagagagagagagagagagagagagagagaatgcatacTATCCATGTCACTCTGGGAGATAATCCTTGTCCAGGCTCTCTGCCTCTCATCACCAAGTATCAGTTGTTCTCATTTGccacttttcttttatttgtgtttgtgtgtgtgagagagagatggatagatagagagagcgcacaagaaagagtgagagagatggatagatagagagcacacaagagagagtgagagagagatggatagatagatagagagcgcacaagagagtgagagagagatggatagagcgcacaagagagagtgagagagatggatagatagagagagcgcacaagagaaagtgagagaaagaggaatgcATTTCTTACCTCAGGGTAGTTCTGCAGTTCTACAACAGTTTGTTTCGTGTCATGCGCATGCTTAGTATTTCCTTGCTGAATCGTGTGGGAAGGAATGATCTGCATACGCTCCAGTCAGAATTCAAGCAGGGAATAAATAATATCCAACAACGCTCGCCTGAAAGTGCCCATGAAGACGAGGACAAGGCTACCCGATGGTTGTATCAGCTGGGTCTCAGATGGTACTATCtgatctgttctctctctctctctgtgtgtgtgtgtgtgtgtgtgtgtgtgcataagtgtgtgtggggaggagggagtgcgcgtgtgtgttgggttgcAGGGTCATGGGAAGTCCTGCTTAGTCCCACGCTGGACAGATGGTTTATTCTCGGCGTCTCTAGAGATTAACTCTTTTTCATCCAGTCAGTGTGTATTTCTTGCAAAATGTTGTCGTTTGTATATTTGTCTATTGCCCAAACGCATAGTGGGCATCGCTAAAAATGGTACAGAATGCTGTGATTGGTGGTTCAATTGTTTGTGCAAACAGAAGTCAACAAACTGTTAGATGGGATGCATAATGTGACTCCAGCCCTCCCCCTCCAATTTCCTATTTTGTTAAGGATGTAGGTTACTGAACCTACGTCAGTAAATCCAGTTTAAGTGAAATGACGTTGAATCAAATCCAGTTAAAATCCTGACAATACAATTGTATTACATGTTGCATTACGTCTTAACATcagagaaaataataaatactcCTACCAGCCACTGTTCTCAGTCTGAAGTCCAAAATGTGTTTCATTTGGTAAAAGTGAAGTTTGACAGCATACATGATTAAAAAGACATTCAATGAGGTCATGTACTTTTGTGGGACAGCAAATAAGGTAATGATGCATTTTAAGTCTTAGCACACCACCACGTGTGAAACTATCTGCCTACATTTCACTTTACTGGCTTCCTGTGACTGGCCACATTAAGGTCAAAACTGGCGCCTCAACAGTAACAGGCTAACTCTCTTCTATCTGAGCTCCCTCACCCAGGGCTCCAGCACGTCTTGTCCACTGAGCCCTGCCAACAATCAGCTACTGGAGGAATGTCCAGCTCCACGCACTCTGCAGCTTCACTAACAACTAAAAAGAAGCTGAGGACACGCCTCTAAAGCACTTAAAATACAACCccaaaaacagaatgtaataatctgcaaatctcgtaaactcatatttagttgcaaaaaggacacagacaacatatcaaatgttgaagatgataaatttgactatttcatggaaaatatatgttagtTCTGaagataccagcaacatgttttagAAACAGTTGGGacaggggtaacaaaatgctggaaaagttgtgaaatgataaagaaaacaaaaggaggaatgtttcacaactaattaggtaactggcaacatgattgggcatgaaaaagagcatcccagagaggcagggtatcttagaagtaaagatgtgggTATTCCtcactctgtgtaaacatgtgtgcacaaatgatgaaacaaagtaattttaatgcttcttaacatgaaattgtgaagtatttgggtaGTTTATCATCCACAGGACATactattattaaaacattcagagatccatagaaatctttgcaaacaagggaaagagctgaaaaacaaatgggATGGCCATgatcttttggacctcagatggcactgcatcaaaaccagacctgtttccagacctgtcattgtatgagATCAGGAAAAAATCTGTCTGTGAAAAactgtctatgtgcacagtttgatacttaattcaaaaactgcagccaaaattgtattgagacagaaacagaaaataCCAAAgaatgatacagaaaataccactgttttatctgggcctgagtttgtttaaaatggactgaggcaAAAAGGTTCTGTGGTTAGACAAATCaaaatttgccattcttttttggaaatcatggactcatctgggctaaagaggagagggcctatccaagtatccaacctattcaacttgttttagtgctcagttcgaaacccatcatctatgacggtgtggctgtaggcatcttgcacatttggcaaagcacaatccattctgaatgatgtatacaggttttgagcaacatatactgacattcaggcaatgtcttttccagggaagaccttgaatatttcaggaaaacaaaatgaatggcaaaatgaattctgcacatatttaaacagtatttctccatatggaagagtccaggtgcttaAATGCAAAAGcaattaggtgcatcatggaatgaaaaacacgactaagaataccccataatattgagcaactgaaatcctatattggGGAGTAAGGGGagatttcattctcaaaactctagccaTTTCCAGTTCCTaaatatttaggctacagaattttgttaaatgaagaggcgaagcagcacagtggtaaacattcccATCTTtgtttgaaacatgttgctggcatcaaattaacattttttccatgaaatagaCAAAtgatcaaatgttgaaaatgaacatttggactatgtcctttttgctgctaaatatgggtttacgaatATTATCCcactctgtttttatttgcattattttacacaacgtcccaactttttctgatttgaggTTGTAACATATGAACCTTTTCATAACATACTGATTATGGGGTACCCAATTTTCATGCTTTTTAGCACCCAATTTGAACATGCTGTACCCATTTCAACATTTGAACATGGGCATTATGGGGTACCCCATTTGAACATGCTGTACCCATTTAGCATTATGGGGTACCCCATTTGAACATGCTGTACCCATTTAGCATTATGGGGTACCCCATTATGGGGTACCCAATTTGAACATGCTGTACCCATTTAGCATTATGGGGTACCCCATTTGAACATGCTGTACCCATTTAGCATTATGGGGTACCCCATTTGAACATGCTGTACCCATTTAGCATTATGGGGTACCCCATTTGAACATACTGTACCCATTTAGCACTATGGGGTACCCAATTTGTCTAAAACCGACAAAAAGGTTCATGCTCCTACCTGCAACAGCAATGTTAGATATTGCAAACAGGCGGCCTTATCACACACTCCATTCTCCATATTGTAAGTCAGAGTGGCATCCAAATGAGTTTGACGATTTTACATTGTGATATATTGAGATACATTGTGTTAATTTCAAATGAAATTGACAACAAAccctccttcctttctctcctttaaTCGCACGGAAAATGGCACTTGGCTCCCAATCTTTTTATCCTTTATTGGTTATTTGCTGGAATTGTAtttatgcatacttttgacAGCTTTTTTTACTGAGCACAATTTCTAGCCTTGGACCCTAAATGTTTATAATTTTTCAGGTCTGGAAAACAGTCATTCAAAATACTTGCACAAGAACCCAATGAAGTTCCACAAGTTCCTCCATCGTATTTGGGTGCTGTATATGTCCATATGGATTAGTGACAAAGCATTTGTAAGATTCATACAAGGGGATCTAATGGCTTTGTATATTTAAGCTTTTGAGTAGATGACCATCGAGATGTTTGTGCATAATGAGTACACTCGAAGCTTAGAATGTTGCAGTGTTTCTTTTGCCTGATTAGTATGTTGAACTGACCTAATGGTCCCTTTTCTACATCAATTAaagtgtctttctttttttttcaaggacAACTTTAATCATTTGGTCACCAAAGGCCAGCATGGCTCTCAtcaaggtgcagaacattatgacaaaaacccatttcagattttttttttaaataaaacttTCATACTGTTGAGCGTTTGTGCAAATGAAATATACCAAATGTGAATGGTCACACCATTTATTTCTGGAGTCCACTACCCCCAGCACAAACATCCACTTCAACTTCCTTTCCCTTagcaaacaaacaacttttccATTCCCATAGCAAGGTGCCAGTCACATTCATTCTATACACTAAAATGGCCCATTCACAATTCTGTACACTAAAAAGCCAATCAGATTCATGCTGTACAATTAAGAACCAATCTGAATCATTCTGTACACTATACAGCCAATCAGTCAATCTGTACACTATACAGGTGTTTGTTTTACAAATGTAATCTCATGTTTAAACCAACAAAACATTTCCTCCGTTCAatctccatgcacacacatgcccacacatacaccacacacacacacacacacacacacacacacacacacacagagcacatgtcGAATATTAACATTACAGTTCAAGTAAAAGCTCTGTGCTGTTTGTTCTGGCCTCATACACTAATTAAAACAACGTCTTACAATTATAATTAAATTAGAGAATAATACCATTTGGACTGAAATGGCTTTTGCCTCAAAAACATTCTCTACAGGAAGACCTTTGTGTAACTCCTGCTCTGTGATTGGTGCAGACCGGTCCAGGTGCATGTGCTGGGTGCATGGCAGGTACGGGACAGGGCGTGGGGTTGGTGTTGGGAGCAGGGGGCTACTCCTCATCAGCACTCTTCAGCATCAGAATAGAGTTATAAATCTTAAGAGCGGGGCCAAGCTTGATGCTCAGGATCTTAACGATGTCTGATTGCGTGAGAAGCAGAAAGGCCTCTCCATCAATTTGCtatggaaaaaaacacacagaaatatgaACACCTCCcttgagccacacacacacgcacacgcacacgcacacacagtctatCATTTACCTCATTCCTGAACGTAACAGCATGCTCCCGACACCCCGGCAATCCTCTGACAAAACCAGCTACCTATGAACACAACGCATACATGTGTTGGTGCTGATATTTCACTGGCTCTCAGTTACTCATGAGGCTTTATGAGCCtggtttgtttgtatgtatagtatgtataagtatatatacttttttgatcccgtgagggaaatttggtctctgcatttaacccaatcggtgaattagtgaaacacaaacagcacacagtgtacacacagtgaggtgaagcacacactaatcccggcgcagtgagctgcctgctacaacggcggctctcggggagcagtgaggggttaggtgccttgctcaagggcacttcagccgcagcccactggtcgggactcgaaccggcaacacttcggttacaagtccagagtgctaaccagtgggccacgactgcccaaagtgggccacggctgcccactttgtgtgtgtgtgtgtgtgtgtgtgtgtgtgtgtgtgtgtgtgtgtgtaagatgggtGTGAGAGTATACCTCCTCAGTACTCCATGATGATACACGTTTGGCAGTGAGCCCCAGCACTTCAGGTAGCAGTTTGCCATGCTTCTCCCAGCTCAGGTGCAGCCGTGGAGGCTCCCAGGCACAAAACACAGAGTCATGCAGGAACTGCTGCAGAGAttctacacgcacacacgcacacaatcatGTAATCCTGTACACATTAACATGTAAATCCACTCTATGATGAAATGAGATGCTATTACACCACTTCCAAGAGCTTTCTAAAGATATCAAAATATACTATTTGAATTAGGGGTGTGTATCACAGCCATTATAGaaggcgcgcgcacacacacgcacacacacacacacacacatagcctgtTCATACCTTTGCCATCCCCTTCCTGTTTCACCAGCTGTAGTTTTGCACACTTTATAGCAGTCAAAGACCTGTGAAGCAACATATCCTATGTCAGAGGCACACTCCTCATGAAATCATAGATCCagatccacccacccactcccacacacctGGACGGCGAGGAGTGATTGTGGTTGCTGTTGGTGGCCTCAGGTGTGCTGGGTGGGAGCGTGGGGGTGTTGGgctgtgtgggggtgtggggctGAGCGTGCGGGTG
Coding sequences within:
- the LOC125305485 gene encoding transmembrane protein 200B, whose translation is MCDPTISPSQMPEVPRLPDPSNEETEKEEEKPEEEKPEEEKPEAGLHFRSAPGAGLVLAGILVLVGVGVATAGYWPPRTPRQSPLRPRERLKLIGPIILAVGLFILICASTLLYENRDRQRQDHGGKKKRKKRRGGKRKPPSDGAEAQREQVSVGLPPDVATHTLTDSELNIHCVTETSVAQMNGRQDSPDPSPGPSHLNLTCERPLPPLTPPIIKLNNRIIDPYALEPPPLPQRTYKLKKGGAESGAEDQ